CACACGAAGTGGTGCAGACGCTGCTCCACGGCGGCTCCGCCGCCGAGCAGCGACGCGATGTTGCGGATGGACTTGCGGCCGGGCACGTGCAGCAGCCCGCGCACGTAGTCGGCGCCGCGCCTGCGCTGGTCGGCACGCGGCAGCGAGGCGAACAGGGCCGCGCACAACGCGCTCAGGACCTCGTCGTCGGCCCGCGGGCCCACGGGGGCGGCGCCTTCGATCCGGTCGACGGCACCGATTCCGGCGATCATGCGTCCCCCCATCCGGGCCCGGCCGTCGCCCGCCGCGCCCTCGGCGGCGCGCCCCCGGCCGCGGGCGTCGGGCACCGGGGGTGCCGCGCCGCCATCGGCCGCGTGACCAGCGCTTTCCCGCGGCCTGGCACCGGCAGGTCGCGTGCACCAAGGAGGCTACGATCGGCAGCCCCCGGCCGTCAGCCCCTAGCCGTCCCCTACGCGCGCCGCCCGGCACACCGGTCCGGAGGCGGGGGCGGTACCGGTGCGGTGGGCGGGCCTGTGGGGGATATGCCCGCGAAAGCCCTGGTTCCGCCGGGCGGCGGCCCCTCAGGCCGCACGCGTCACGCCCGTATCGTCCGTTCCCCGCGGACCCCAGGCCGGCCGGCCCCCCTTACCCGCGCCCCCTACCGGCCGCGCGCGACCCCGCCTCAGACGATGTCGCGCGTGAAGTGCAGCGCCGAGATGGACATGCGCCACAGGTGGTAGAAGCGGTGCGCGCGGTGGTTGCCGGTCCCCGAGTCCAGCTCGATCCGCACGCAGCCCGCCTGCCGCGCCCGGTCCGCCATCTCGTCCATCAGCCGCCGCCCCACGCCGCCCGAGCGCCGGTCGGGCGCCGTCACCAGGTCGTCGACGCACAGGACCCGGCCGCGGCTGGTCGCAAGCACCCGGTGCGTCACGACGCCGGGGCAGCCCCCCGCCGCGTCGTAGGCGGCCGTGAACACCAGGCCCTGCCCGTGCGCCTCGTTCGCGAACGCGGTGAACCCCGCCGCGCCGAGTGCGGGCCGCAGCGTCCTGATCAGGGGCGCCACGTCCCGTTCCAGCCGGGCGTCGCCCGGCGCTATGTCGGCGAACTCCAGCTCCACACCGGCCATCCTAACGACGCCCGCCGACAGGCCCGCCGGCCGCCGCGGGCGGGGGACCCGAGGCGGCCGGGCGGCGTGCGGGCCGTTCCCGCCGGCCGCCGCCCGGCGCGGTCCTGGCCGTCCGGTCCGTGCGGGCGTGCCGTAGTTTGGGGTGCACTCGACTCCGGCGCCGGGCGACAACTCCGGCGCCCGCAGCCCAAGGAGACCTCATGGCCGTGTCCCTGACCAAAGGCGGAAACGTCTCGCTCACGAAGGAGGCCCCGGGCCTGACCGCCGTCGCCGTCGGGCTCGGCTGGGACGTGCGCGTCACCACCGGGACCGACTTCGACCTGGACGCCAGCGCCATCGCCGTGAACGCGGCCGGCCGGGTGTACTCGGACAGCCACTTCGTCTTCTTCAACAACAAGCAGACGCCCGACCGCACCATCGTGCACGCCGGTGACAACCGCACCGGCGAGGGCCAGGGCGACGACGAGCAGATCAACGTCGAACTCGCCGGGCTGCCCGCCGACGTGGACAAGATCGTCTTCCCGGTGTCCATCTACGACGCGGACTCCCGCGGCCAGAACTTCGGCCAGGTGCGGAACGCGTACATCCGCATCGTCAACCAGGCGAACGGCACCGAGATCGCCCGCTACGACCTCAGCGAGGACGCGGCCACCGAGACCGCGATGGTCTTCGGCGAGCTGTACCGCAGCGGCGCCGACTGGAAGTTCCGCGCCGTGGGCCAGGGGTACGCCAGCGGCCTCGCGGGCATCGCGCAGGACTTCGGCGTCGCGATCTGACACCGCCTGCCCCCGGGCGCGGGGCGCGTGAGCCCCGCGCCCGGCGGGGCTCACACGCCGGGCCGCCCGGGGGGCAGGTCCGCGCACGTCGCGGCCGGCGGCAACTCCTCGGCCAGGAACACGGTCTGCGCCATCATCCGGTAGCCCGACATCCGCTCCCTGAACGTCTCGATCGACTCCTCGGGGTGCACGGAGTCGATCACGGCGTGCTCGCCCACCGCGTTGAACTGGTGGCTCACGCCCCGGGGTATCTGCACGTCGACGAACGAGCAGGGCGGCACCACCAGGTTGTGCCGCGTGCGCCGCACGCCCGCGGGCGCGTCGGGCAGGTCGTCCTCGAACGTGTGCGGCACGAACGGCGTGACCCCCTCGACGTGCGTGACGTCGAACGGCGAGAGGCTGCTCACCCGAATCCGCGTGTCAGGACCGGTCATCATCCGCACGAAACGCAGCCCGGTATGGACGTGCATGCGCGAACACAGGTCGCGTTCGCGCACGTTGTAGAAGTCCATCAGATAGCGGTCCGCGAAGAACCCGTCGAAGGGCGCCTCCAGCATGTAGACGTCGCCCTCCTCGAAGGTCTGGGACCGCACGATCCCCTCGCCGTCGGGCGCCGTCGCCGCCGCGCTGGCCTTCGCGTCCCGCACCACGCGCGCGAACGCGCCGACCACCGCGAGCGCCACGTCCTCGGGAAGCCGCAGCACCGGCGTCACGACGCAGCGGGCGGCGTCGGTGAAGGCCGCCACGTCCCGCACCTCGTTCTCCGCGTCGGCGTCGACCTTCATGCGATGTTCCGGCACGGTGCGGCCCCCCGGTGAAGAACGCGGTCACGGCGCGGTGAGAACGCCGGAATTCCGCGCAGATTTTAACAGCGGGCGGTCACGCTCCGTCGTGCGCGCCCCTCCCCTCTGCCCCTCCCTTCTGTCCCTCCCCTCTGTCGGTGCCCTCCGGTACGATCGCCCCCGGTGTATCGCGGAAGGGGGGCCGCATGATCTGCCCGCACTGCGACAGCAGTCTGAAACAGGTCGAGCGCAAGGACCGCACCTGCTCCGTGTGCAAGCGGCAGTTCGCGCTCGAACCCAAGGAGAACGACCTCCACCTGCACGACGTGCGCGTGCGCAAGCTCGCCGCGCGCCTCGGCGACGAGGGGCGGACCACCTACACGGCACGGCAGTTGTGGTACGCCGCCGCCCGGGGCCGCATCCCCGCGGCGGACCAGTCCCTCGAAGGCTGCCTGGGCGGCGCCGCGTTCGTCCTGGTCGTGCTCACCGCCATCGCGGCGGCGATCACCAACAACCGGGCCGAGGCGCTCACACCCATCATCGTCGGCGCCCTGGGGCTGCTGCTCATCGTCACGCTTCTCGTCCTGCGGGGACGCCGGCGGGCCAGGAAGTGGGGACCGATCGACGTCCCCATGCCCTACGAGGAGTTCAGGCCCCTGGTGCTTGAGCGCTGGCCCGCCGTCTACGGCTCACCGCCCCCCGGTCTCGTCGACGAGACCCGCGTCCCGCTGCCCGCCGTCGCCCACCCGCGCGTCGCGCTGCTGTGCCACGACGCGGGCGTGCTCGCCTGCCTGGCGGCCAACGGCGCCGCCGAGACCCACCGCATGGCCCTGGCCGCCACGCCGGAGGACGTGCCGGACGGCGTGCCGGTGCTCGTGCTGCACGACGCCGGCGGCCAGGGACTCCACCACTGGGCCGTCGCCCGCGCGCGGCTGGGCCCGCGCGCCCGCGGCATCGGCCTGCTGCCGCGCAGCGTGATGCGCCGCGACCCCAGGACGGCCGTCCTCCTGCGCGCCGACGCGCCCAAGCGCGCCGTGGACCTGACCGCGCGGCTCCAGTGGGTGCACGCCGCGCCGGTGCGGCTGCGCGAGGACGAGGCGGCGTGGGCCGCCGGCGGCTGGTGGTTCCCTGTGGCCGCGATACCGCCGGCCAAGCTGCTCGCGGCGGTGGCGGGCGCCGTCGCCCGGGTCACCGCCGCGGGGGCCGCCGCGCCCGCGGGGCGCGGGGCGGGCGAGACCGGCTTCCTCACCTGGCCGGAGGCCCGGTGACCGCCCCGCGGCCGACACCGCAGGACGGGACGGCCGGGACGGCCGGGGCGGGCGAACGGGCGGGACCGTCCGGCGCGTTGCTCGACCGGGCGCTGCGCGCCGCCGCCCGGCGCGCGGCCGAGCCCGGCGGCATCCTGTTCACCGAACGCCAGCTGTACTACGAGCTGTGCCGCGGCCTGCGGCCCTGGCACCTCGCGCCGCGCCGCCTCCGGTTCACGGCGCGCCCGCCGGTGCGGCCCGCCGCGTTCGAGGCCGCGCTGCGCCGCGCGGGCGACGTGCCGGGGCTGCTGCCGCCCGCCCCGGCCGCCCGGCGGGCGCCGGGGCGCCACACGCCGGAACCCGACCTGTTCGACTACGGCCTGCCCCGGCTGCTGCTGTGCGAGTCGGACGAGATCGCCGCGATGCTGCGGGCCAACGGGCTGCCGATGGAGTCCGCGTGCCCCGTGTTCGGCGCGGCCGAACTCCCGCTCGACGCACGGGTGGCGGGCATGCTGGCCCACGCGGAACGGGCCCGCGTGTACGTCCTGCACGACGCCTCGCCCGCAGGACTGGCCTTCGCCGCCCGCGCGGCGGCCGAGGCCGGGGTGCCGCCCGGCGTCGCGGTCGTGCCCATCGGCCTGCGCCCCCGGCAGGCCGGCGCGCTGCACCTGCCGCACCGCACCGGGGAGGAACCGGCCGCGCCGCCCCCGGCGTCCTCCGACGCGTGGGAACACCGCTGGCTCGCGCGCGGTCGCGGCGTCGAGGTCGCCGCGGTCCGCCCCGCCGCGCTGCTGCGCACCGTGCACCGGCTCGTGCGCGGCGTCCGGCGCGCCCCGCCGCGCGCCGGGCGGCGCCAGGCGCGCGCGAGCGGATTCCTCACCTGGCCCGCGGCATGAGGGCCGGGCCCGTCGGCCGCACCCCGCCGGCCACCGCGCCACCGGACCACGACGGAAGAAACGGAAGGCCCCGTGTCCCAGCCGCCCAGGCGTGAGATCACCTACACGGACGAGTTGCTCGCCGACCGCTCCGTGCACCGCCGCTACTCCGACGGCCGCTCCGAGTGGCGCAGCCGGGGCGCCGGCCGCATGGTGCACTGGCGCGACGACCGCGGTGCCCACGGCACCGACGAGCCGCTCGGCCGCGACCTCGTCAAGCGCGCGTACGCCGACGGCCGGGTGCTCTACGGCCGCGAGGGCGGCTGGGGCAGGACCCTGTGGAGCGACGGCGTGCTCACCGTCAACCGCACCTCTGCGGGCGGACGTTCCGGCGTCGCCGTCGCGGCGGTCGCGGGCGGGCTCGCGCTCGGCGCGATCGCCCTGCCGCCCACCGTCCTGGGCGCCGACGAGGAGGAGGAGCTGCGGCGCGAGGCCGAGGCGCAGGGCGGCGCGGGCGGCGGCGGTGATCCCGGGGCCGACGAGGAGGGCGACTACGGCGACTGGGACGACACCGGCGGATTCGACGACGACGACTTCGGCTGAGGAGGAGCGAACCGTGGCGCGATGGGGCGCGTGCCTGGCGGCCCGCGATCCGGCAGGACCGCTCGGCGCGGCCGGCGCCGGGTCGGTACGGGCCGTGGGGCGGCAGGCGTTCGGGCTGTTCGACGGCCCGGGACCGGCCAGCGGGCCGTTCGAGGCGGCCGGTCTCACGGCGGTGGGCGAGGTGACGCTGTTCAACGCGGACCGGCTGCGCGCCCTGCTCGGCCAGGGCGCCGTGCCCCAGGACCGCACGGACGGCGAACTGCTGCTGCACGCCTACGCCAAGCTCGGAACGGCCGGACTCGCCGCGGCCGAGGGCATGTTCGCGCTCGCCGTCGCCGACGGCGACGAACTCGTCCTGATCCGCGACCACGTGGGCGCGCGCACCCTGTTCTGGGCCCGCGCGGGCGACGCGTTCGCGGCGTCCACCTCGCTGCGCGCCCTGCGCCGCTGGCCCGGCGTGGACGCCGGGCTGCACCTGCCCGCGGTGCGCTCGTTCCTCACCTTCGCCTACCTGCCGGGCCGCGAGACGCTGCTGCGCGGCGTGCGGGAGGCGCTGCCTGGCCGCTGCCTGCGCCTGCGCGCCGACGGGAGCACGGCGGAGGAGACGTTCTGGGAGCCGGCGGAGGACGTGGCCGACCTGCCGCCGTCCGAGCACGCCGCCGCCCTGCGCGCGCTCCTCGAAGACGCCACCGCGCGCCGCCTGCCCGCCGCGGGACCGGCCGCCGTGCTGCTGTCGGGCGGCGTCGACAGCAGCCTGGTCACGGCGCTCGCCGCGCGGCTGCACGACGCGCCCGTGCACACCTACTCGATCGCCTTCGGCCCCGACACCCAGGACGAGCTGGGCTATTCGGGCCTGGTCGCCGCCCACTGCCGCACCGGGCACCGCGTGCTGACCGTGCCGGGCTCCGCGGTCGCGGCCCGGCTGCCCGAGACCGTGGCCCTGCTCGACTCCCCGGTCGGCGACCCGCTGACCGTGCCGAACCTGCTGCTCGCCGAGGCCGTCGCGGCCGACGGGATGCGGGTGGTGCTCAACGGCGAGGGCGGCGACCCGGTGTTCGGCGGCCCGAAGAACCTGCCGATGCTCATCCACGAGCTGCACCGCGATGACCCCTCGCCCGGCGCGCGCGCCCGCGCGTACATCGACTCCTACCGCAAGTGCCACGGCGACCTGCCGGTGCTGCTGACCCCCGACACGCTCGCCGCGCTCGACGGCGCCCCGCCCCCGGCGGACGCCGTCGCCCCCTACCTGCGCCCCGGGCGCATGACCGGCCTGCTCAACCAGCTGCTGCACGCGAACCTGCGGACCAAGGGCGCGCACCACATCCTCACCAAGGTGGAACGCATCACCGCGGCCACCGGACTCGAAGGCCGCGCGCCGCTGTTCGACCGGGCGGTGGTCGACCACGCGTTCCGGGTGCCGCCCGGGCAGAAGCTGGCGGGCACCGCCGAGAAGTGGATCCTGAAGGAGGCGGTGCGCGACCTGCTGCCCGCCACCGTCGTCGACCGGCCCAAGAGCGGCATGCGGGTGCCGGTGCAGCAGTGGCTGAACGGGCCGCTGCGCGACCTCGGCCACGACCTGCTGCTGAGCCGCGCGGCCCGCGCCCGCGGCCTGTTCCGCCCCGACACCGTGCGCACGTGGCTGCGCGGCCGGGGCACGCTGCTGCCCCGGCAGGGCGGCAAGCTGTGGCTGGTGCTGACCCTGGAGCTGTGGCTGCGCTCGTTCGACATCGAGCCCTGAACGGGCACGGCGCCGCCGTTCCCGGACCGGAGCGCGCCGGTACCTGGCCGATGGTCGCCGCGACCCCGCGCCGGGCGCGGACGCGTGCCCGGCCGCCGGGCGGTCAGCCCTCGTTGAGGATGAGGGAGCGGATCGGTGCCGCCGCCGCGGCCCGCGCCCACTCGGTGAAGTCCGCGGGCAGCAGCGACAGGGTCAGCGCCCTGTGGTCCCGGTGCCGCCGCTGCGCCAAGCCGTCCTCGATGTGCTGCCTTCCCTCGTCGGCGAGCGCGACCAGCTCCCCGCCGATGACGACGTTCTTGACCAGCGAGACGTTCGCGATGGTCGCGATCGTCGCGCCCAGCGCCCAGGCCGCCAGGCTCACCACGCCGAGCGCGACCGGCTCCCGCTGCCGCGC
Above is a genomic segment from Streptomyces marincola containing:
- a CDS encoding TerD family protein, with protein sequence MAVSLTKGGNVSLTKEAPGLTAVAVGLGWDVRVTTGTDFDLDASAIAVNAAGRVYSDSHFVFFNNKQTPDRTIVHAGDNRTGEGQGDDEQINVELAGLPADVDKIVFPVSIYDADSRGQNFGQVRNAYIRIVNQANGTEIARYDLSEDAATETAMVFGELYRSGADWKFRAVGQGYASGLAGIAQDFGVAI
- a CDS encoding asparagine synthetase B family protein translates to MARWGACLAARDPAGPLGAAGAGSVRAVGRQAFGLFDGPGPASGPFEAAGLTAVGEVTLFNADRLRALLGQGAVPQDRTDGELLLHAYAKLGTAGLAAAEGMFALAVADGDELVLIRDHVGARTLFWARAGDAFAASTSLRALRRWPGVDAGLHLPAVRSFLTFAYLPGRETLLRGVREALPGRCLRLRADGSTAEETFWEPAEDVADLPPSEHAAALRALLEDATARRLPAAGPAAVLLSGGVDSSLVTALAARLHDAPVHTYSIAFGPDTQDELGYSGLVAAHCRTGHRVLTVPGSAVAARLPETVALLDSPVGDPLTVPNLLLAEAVAADGMRVVLNGEGGDPVFGGPKNLPMLIHELHRDDPSPGARARAYIDSYRKCHGDLPVLLTPDTLAALDGAPPPADAVAPYLRPGRMTGLLNQLLHANLRTKGAHHILTKVERITAATGLEGRAPLFDRAVVDHAFRVPPGQKLAGTAEKWILKEAVRDLLPATVVDRPKSGMRVPVQQWLNGPLRDLGHDLLLSRAARARGLFRPDTVRTWLRGRGTLLPRQGGKLWLVLTLELWLRSFDIEP
- a CDS encoding GNAT family N-acetyltransferase — encoded protein: MELEFADIAPGDARLERDVAPLIRTLRPALGAAGFTAFANEAHGQGLVFTAAYDAAGGCPGVVTHRVLATSRGRVLCVDDLVTAPDRRSGGVGRRLMDEMADRARQAGCVRIELDSGTGNHRAHRFYHLWRMSISALHFTRDIV